ttgCATCTCAATAATGTTTTTAGAATTTGTGAGTAACTGAAAATCATAATGAGCATTGGAACAATAAGTCCCAGAATGTTCATCTTTAAGGTATAGGAGTACTTCCAATTTATTGTGGCATCGCTTGTATAATGAGCACTGCAGGTATAACGtgaattttccttttgagtTTTGTGAAATACTATCCCAGGAACAGAAGCAAAAACAGCAACAGCCCACGTGACAGCGCTGGTGAGGATGCCGTAGGTAACTGTCCTAGCTTTTAAAGCAAACACTGCATGCACTATGGCCAGATACCTGTCTAGGGTCAACAGGATTATGAAAAAGATCCCGCTGTAGAAACCAAGGAGGTAGACACCTGAGAGAATTCTACACAGTGCCTCCCCAAAAATCCAGTCATGAACAGCGTAGTAAGCccaaaaagggagagaaaatacaaatagCAAATCAGAAATTGCCAAATTGAGCAGGTAGATGTCAGTCATACTCTTCAATCTCTTGTATTTTACCAGGATAAGGACAACGAGCATGTTGCCTGTGAGGCCAAATATCACCACCAAAGAATAAAGCGGTGGCAGAAGTTTTGCTGCAAAGTGCTTTTCCTCAGTTCCCATGCATGGTGCTGAATCGCCGTAGTCAAATTCTGTTGTCGCTAGCAAGTCGGCTAAGTCCGTGGTATGGTTTTCCATGGTGTGTTGgtctggaaaggaagaaaaggatgtTAAACTAGAGGAAACTCCAAGCTTGGCAGTGAGGGGAATGAAACATGCTGATGTCCTTGTCTGGAATGCTTTTTGCTGTTGATTACGTAAGCATTACTACGTCAAGGTGTGGAAGAGAATGAAATTGCGGAGCTCCCAGTAAACCCCTCTGTGTACGTGTGAAGTCACGGTGCTGCGTGTTGGAAGTGTGCTGCGTGTCGTTTCCTACATGTACGCTGTCTGGtgcatttttcctcctcagtAGAGCCTGTCAGCTGCCTGAGCCCACCTGAAGCAGAGGAATGATGAGTTGAACCCGAGCAGCGGGTAGTTCAGGGCTGTTGTGCTCACCAGTGGCTTTCCAAAGGGGCAGAGCGAGCcagcaaggcagcagcaggaaagcacAGTGCCTGGCATGCAGAGCGAAGCCAGGCTTCTCCTTGTGACCTGGCCACCTGCTCATCGTGCCAGCCCGTACGGTAGCTCTCAGCCAAGGAGGACCAGGGCCTGGCAAAGTGTAAACGGGTGCCTGCAGAGGCGCTTTGACGTGGGTAAAACATAACCGACTGCTGCTTGTTCAGGTTGTTCATGACTTCCTGGGAGCCTTAATGCCTGTGGGAATCAGGTCACTGGAGGTGTGGAAATGACCTTTGCACAGTACTAAACATACCCACCTGGTGGACCTGCTGTCCTGGGTGTTGCAGAGCAGCGAGTGACCAGTGTTTGTCTGGGTTAAAATGGCAAACGCTGTGTCCTTACAGAGTCTGGGTCAGGCGTAGGCCATGGAAGCGTGCTGGTCTTAGGCAGCTCTGGAAGGAAAATGGTGTGCAGTCCTGTAGGAAGAATAGATAGGCAAACACCTTGGCAAATAGCATAAAAGATGACAGTTGCTCTCAGTGTGGCCTGTAACACCTATATCTGTTGTGGCACCTTCCTGTCAATTGAAAGACCTCCCCAGCTCTCGGGGATGAAATCTAAACCTCCAGTCTaaatccaatctaaacctctgCTGGCGCACTTAGCCTTGTTGAAGCTTTGTATATATAGAAAGaaagtgataattttttttatctagTTTGGAACTTATTTTGAGatttaaaagcaacagaaaataattgtgGGAGTAACAGAACAAAAGGTAATTGATTCCCTACAGATTTGTCTCCTTTGCTACCCAAGTTTTATCTCTTGTGATGGGTTgaccccagctggcagctaagTCCCCATCTAGTCACTCATTCACTCCCTCCACAGCAGAATGGgagagagaatcagaagggccaaagcaagaaaaacttctgggttgagataaaaacagttgaATAAGCGAAGGAATcagaaaaaaccacaagagaTGATAGAAGAACAAACGCTTGCCACGTCCCACCAAGCAGACAGATGGCCAGCCAGTCTCTGAACAACGCCTACTTTGGAAATACTTCcctcccccccagttttattgctgagcatgacgttgTATGGCACAGAATACCCTTTCGGTCAGTTTGGGTCACCTGTCCCAGCTGTAGTCACAAATCTAAAAGACAGCACCGTAagggctgctgtgaagaaaattaagttcatcccagccagacccaatacgCCTTCCCACTACCAAAATTGACCTCATGCCCTGTACAATTCACATTGATGCTACCTAAAAAGACAGCATGTACTGTGGTTATTTTGTTTACTGGCTATGACCTGATGGGATATCTCTGAGCATTTGCATGGGATAGAAGTCAGATCCTCCTCTTCACAACAAgcacaaaatattaaaaatattttctgaaatgctttctaAAAAATTTCTTATCCTTTGCACACAAGTGATGTTAAGCACAAAAAGCTGTAGAAAACTGATCTAGCTAACAAACTATTGGAAATTActgtttgcatttgattttttttttcatttatctttaaccatttttccagttttcattttcatgcagAAAGGAATATCTGCAGAAGCTGTAGCCCTTGACAAGAAGTCTGGTTTGAGTTCTAAAACGATCTAGGCATGAACCTTCAGAATGGGTATGTTGGCAAATGAATCTCCAGGTTTATCTCTGCTCTTGTGCTGTAAGTATAAACGGGCTCTTCTGAGAGATTCTGATTTGggaacttcacagaatcacagaatcactaaggttggaaaagacctgtaagatcatcaagtccaaccatcagctgacaccaccatgcccactaaaccatgtcccacaatgcctcgtccgcacgttccttgaacacctccagcgatgatgactccaccacctccctgggcagcttattccagtgtctcaccactctctcagtaaagaaattcttcctgatatccagcctgaacctcccctggcacaacttgaggccatttcctcttgtcctgtcgctagtcacttgggagaagagaccaacacccacctctctgcaaccccctttcaggtaattgtagagagcgatgaggtctcccctcagcctcctcttctccagactgaacaaccccagctccctcagccgctcctcataagacttgtgctccagacccctcaccagcttcgtcgcccttctctggacacgctccagcacctcagtgtccttcttgtagtgaggggcccaaaactgaacacagtattcgaggtgcggcctcaccagcgccgagtacaggggcacgatcacctccctactcctgctggccacactatttctgatacaggccaggatgccgttggccttcttggccacctgggcacactgctggctcatcttcagccggcttGTGATTACTTGGCTTATTTCCctcttattttccttccaaaattaCAAATTAATATTCAGGAAGTCTTAATGATTTTCATTTGCGGGGCTTTCTCGTTTACTTTATGGACTGCATGTGACCATCAGTGCACACTGTCCTGCCCACACACCCACAGTTTCTGCATGCACAGGGTAGTTTTGGTTGCTAACAGAAATTCTGGATCATTTCTGCAAAAGCAGGCAACTGCGTCAAACCTAAGGTAGAAATATAAGAGAAGGAGAATTTCTTTTTGGTGCCCTCCTTCCCTTCTAGCCTGTGTGCTTATCATGCAAAAGCGCCTAAATAGAAGAGCAGTCCAATAAAAGGCTACTCTCATTTCCCCTCAGAGGACTGTTTATGTTCTGAGTCTCCAAGAAGTTGGGTACAGTGAAGTGTGTCCAAGTCCCAGTCCAAATGCctgcagcctgggaaagagTTCTTGCAGAGAAAATGGGGTTACAGCTTGGATGGGAGAAAATTGTAATGTTGTGAGCCAAAATAAATGCAAtctcatttctttcagttttaacaaAGCTACACTTACTGCAACATCAGAGATCCGTGTAATGAGGATGTAGCTCTGAATCATGTCTTTTCAGATTTCAGTATTTCCGCTGCTTTAAGAGAAGCCTTGTTAGCTCTTGAGTATTAGCTGTTATCTATAGCGTGTCACCTTTAGCTACAGAAGTGTCTAGGTGCTGGTATGACTATCAGACATTTCCATATTAGAGTAATTCAAGCAAAGAGGCTCCTGAGTCGCTACACTGACTTATTCAGGGATGGCAGTTGTCACAGCTCAAAGAGTCTGCTGTGCCCTAAAGGGGATTTGAACAAAGTTTCCTCATGGAAATCAGAGCATTTGATGATTACAAGTTAGAAGAGCATCTGTTACTTAGTGGAGCCGTTTATCTCAAAGCTGAATGACCCCCAAagctccctttccctttttacaATCTAAGACAAGatttctcttttgaaatgtATGAATGGGTAACACAGTGCTACTCCCCCCGCCCTCACTCTCCTTTTCACAAATGGCAGTGTTTgtcatacagaaaaagaaattgcttaaTGACTTGTAGGCAGCTTAAAAGTATGTGCCAGCAGCATCCAGGGCACTTAATGAACAGAGAGAAGTACAATGTAGCACAGAGTAAAACTGAAacttaaatgaagaaaaataatacccCATATCGTGATAGCAGGTGTTGCAAGAGAGGTGCCCAATGTTTCCTGCTATGTCTTTAACTTTGACTTTGAATTTCCAGAAGGAGTCTGTGAGCAGGCAAAACTACAGAGAAGACTGTGCACAAACACCAGAGACATCTTGCAGAGCAAGCATAGAAGTACGTACTTTTCTGGAGTTACCaagaaagctgaaggaaaagatgGAAGTGTAATCTACATGCTGTATGTAAGACTCTGAGCTGACAGTTTCCTTCAAGCACATCTTTTCGTGTGGTAGTGACCACAGGATTTCTTTCCAGGATATGATTGGGGAAAGACAGTCCCTTCCAAAATTAAACCTCACTTTGGAAACCTCTTCCTCTTTTATAACAGCTGAGCATTAGAAACATCTCTTCAGAATTGCTTACCTTCTAACTGACGAGGTTTTTTCATCCCTGCAGAACTTTCAAGGAAAACTATGGTCTGGGCTGAAAAAAACAGGCTTAATTCTCTGTGAACCCTCAGGGTCCAATTGTTTCCATtccccaccaaaaccagaaagacagTTTTGCAAAAATTCTGAGTTTTTCTGCAGTTAAATGGAGTCAGTCTATGTGGTCGCAAGATAAAAGAAGTAGGAGGTGTTCTTACCTAAACAAATGTGCAGTAAAAGAGTAGCATAAGCACTGAAAATAAGCACtctgtgaaagagaaacagCTACTAAATGTCTTCCTCCAAATCATGACTGTATGTGTAAGAGTGCTCTTCTCTTGTGTAGGCTAAGTCCTGTGCCAGTATCtctgttcaggtttttttttttcagtgtctctgCATAAACTGCTTCAGATAAAACATTGAATTCAGAGTAATTCAAACAGTTGTAGTAATAACCATTCTGGGGGTGAACTTGAGTATAAAAAAGAAGGATAACAGTCTGGAGCAGAGATTGCCAACATATGTCATAGGATCATGCCCCTGTCATGTTATTGCTATAACGCTCTCCTCACAGAGAAGTTGAAGCCCACTATTTTGGCACCGTCAGCTGTTCCTGGCAAAAGGCAATGCAATTCTCCCATGAAAGCAGATGTTGCTATAGCTGCATATTTGAtacactaaagaaaaaaaatagtcttagGGTATTGCAGCTTTTTTGCTAATACCCAAGTGGCAAGTCTCTTTTATCCAACCACAGGAGCTCACCTCTCCTTGTGTGTGAGAATGGTACAATTCCAGTGTAGTAGTGATGAATTTTATTCATGTAAAACTTCATTAACAAAAATTGCAAGCCAGATCATGACTGATATATATGAGATATGGAGTTCAGGCTTTTTAATGTGGTGGCTCAGAGACATCACATTAAAAAGAGCAACGAATCCCAAAGAACATATCCCTTCATAACATGATAATGAAACAACACCTTTAACAGATTAAATGCTTgaataatacaaagaaaacatgtGATAGGATATTGATGAAGAACATCTGCCATCTGCATCTGATATAACAAGATGTGGCTTACATTTGGAGAGGTTAGATTAAGTGTGAAGGATTTCATGTCTAATCAGTTTATATCCTTAGCAGAATACATTTTCAAGCTACTGACCTCCTGGAACAGCTTTGAAACCAAGGCCCAGTAAGTTTCTAGTGCAAAAAAGATTATAATTTTTTACACCGTTTGTTAAGTCCAATTCTCCATTCTCACATTTAGCCTTTTGCCAAGTTGTAAGCTAGTTACAAGACCCAATTGTTCTTAAAGATAGTGCCTCTGCTTGGATGGTAGCTCTACTGCCACTGTCATTAGGCACATATACTTCCCTACTGAGTGaatctatatctatatatacacatttacatgtaaaaaaaggaaaaaaattcactaCTCACTGATTTATCAAGCTTGTTTTGTCTGACCGTGTCTTCTCTGTGAACAAACTCATAGTTAAACCCTATATCTGAAAATAGGAAACAGCACTTCCTGTGTGATCTATTGCAAAACATTATTACAAGAATCAAGGGTATGGTTCTTCTTTTCCGAAAATGCTCAGTTTCCAGGCTGAGTTCAGAACCGAGGGATGAAGACTTTATGGGCATCTACTTGTTCTGCTCCAGCTGGAACTGGAGCAGTCAGTATCTGAACTACTGCATCTCTCTACAGGGTTAAGACCAGGTGGTTAAATTCAATAAAATCCTATTCTCAGGACAGTAAGTATTTCTAGCTGCTCTAGACACTTCTGCAGCTCAACAGAAAGTGGTGTGAAATACCTGGCATACAGAAtgtgtgcttttaaaattaaattcaggtCTCCAGAATGATTGTTGAAACAACCCCACCAAGGTATTCTTCATTGGTTCAACTGACTGACTTCTACATAATTTCTACATGGTTCTCCCTTTCATCACCACTGCTGAAAAAGAATCTGTGAGCAAAATTAGGATATGTTTATACTATGCATGTTTATACTATGCAAAGTAGTGTCATGTTAGACAGCATCACACTTGCCTTAGGTGAGCATTGTGAAGAAAGACAAgtcaaggtccagacgtttcagAGCTAATTAGGTCAGGCAGAGCACTGTGCTGGTAGAGCTACCTTCCTTCCAGTTATGTGACCAGCTCATGCAGTCTACATACTGCTGCACTCTGTGGGGTAGAACCCCTCCTTGAACATCTGCTGTAATTTTTTGCAAAGCCATTTCTAATGATCTTACACTTCTAAGAGGCTGCTGTATGCAGCAAGCTGGAACCTGCAGCTCATTCCCTTTTTGTTGTGGTGACATTGCAGGATTGAAAGCAATAGgaagaaagagattaaaataacagaaagtggttaaaatatatttttgcttcaAAGGCAGGAAGTATAGTTGACTGTACAGGCTGGTgtcatgcatttatttttttaaaacattcactTCACCAATGCCATTGGCACTGCAGCTGCAACAGCCTCCAGCTGTTGGAGTGATAATTGATGCCTATGTAAGTGATCGTTATAAACCAGGGCTGATGAATAATATGGCCACTTATCTGCTCCCTGAGGAGGCTTTTTACAATCTCATAGCTAGTTACAGCAAGgctacatttttcaaatttgcaGGTTTTTGGCAGCAGCTGTTGACCGTATTCCCTAAGACTGCTGGGTGGTTTCCTGCAGTATTCCTGAAAAGCTGTAAGACTGGCTTGTGGTACAATTATAGCTGGATTTTGTCATTTCCTAGAAAATCTATGTAGAGTTTCAATAAAACCAGTGATACATAACCTGACCACATGTGTTCCAGGGAGTATTAAAGAGATTCACAGAGCTGTTTCAGAAGGAGCACCTAAGCAAGGCGTTAGGAAGAGGGGTCTCTGATGGGtgaaagaatataaatatttcctgTTGATCTGGAAGGGGCTGTGTAGATTTTGCTGTAAATATATACTGCAAACCACTGAAACCCTTCAAGCCTGAGCAGAAAGGGCCTTCCCTACAGCGACACAGTGGATAACAGGGAAGCACAacccacattttctttctataccATCTCCCTCTGAGTTGCTGTCTGAATTTGAAAAGTTATGGTTTTTACCGCTCGGGACATCTCTTTCTACCCAATGTACAGGCTGCTAGTTCAGCGGTTTTGTTTGCAAGTTTAATCTTTTGTGAACTACTATGcctggtaaagaaatgcttggcTTGCAGGATCAAAAATCCTGCCTAAGGCGCTTCGTTTTTGCTGCCCTGTGAGAAAGAGGGATTGTCACCTGGAGAAGGGGCTTGTCTCGGCTCTCGAGAGTGGGACTCCTTTGGAGTCCATTGCCCAGGGGCTACGGGTGAGTATAATTTTCTGGGAGTACCAGAATCCTTGCACTCTTCTCTCCCTGTCCTGTGACACTGGGgcttccttctgcctttttcaggggCTTTCTGGAGTCACAAAGCTCCTTCTTTTTGCTTGCTCTACCAGTTTCCCCAAGCAAAAAGCAGTTACAGCTGAAACTAGCAGAACCAACCTGTAAGTGATGGCAAAAGTTTTGGAAACAGCAAATGCAGCACTTTGGGATTGAATCCCTCCCATGCAGGAGAGAGGACAGTACTTTCTAAATAAATGTGGGAGACAAAAATGTATACAAATCTGCAAGCATCCATATTCATCtatcaggcccagtcagcatgggtttatgaaagactagtcctgcctgactaacctgatctccttccatgacaaggtgacccacttagtgaatgagggaaaggctgtggatgttggacttcagtaaagcctttgacaccgtttcccacagcattgtcctggagaaactggctgctcatggcttggatgggcataCTCTTTGCAGGGTAAAAACTcgctggatggctgggcccaaaggttgtggtgaatgaagttaaatccagttggtggccggtcacaagcggtgttccccagggctcagttttggggacagttctttttaatatcttcatcaatgatctggacgagggcattgagtgcaccctcagtaaatTTGCAGGTGACAAgaagttgggcgggtgtgttgatctgcttgagggtaggaaggctctgcagagggatctggacaggctggatcgatgggctgaggttcaacaaggccaagtgccgagcCCTAcatttgggtcacaacaaccccatgcaacactacaggcttggggacgagtggctggaaagctgccccacagaaaaggacctgggggtgttggtcgacagccggctgaatatgagccagcagtgtacccaggtggccaagaaggccaacggcatcctggcctgtatcagaaacagtgtggccagcaggagtagggaggtgatcgtgcccctgtactcggtgctggtgaggccacacctcgaatactgtgttcagttttgggcccctcactacaagaaggacattgaggtgctggagcgtgtccagagaagggcgacgaagctggtgaggggtctggagcacaagtcttatgaggagcggctgagggagctggggttgttcagtctggagaagaggaggctgaggggagacctcatcgctctctacaattacctgaaagggggttgcagagaggtgggtgttggtctcttctcccaagtgacaagtgacaggacaagaggaaatggcctcaagttgcgccaggggaggtttagactggatattaggaaaaatgtcctCACAGAAAAGGTTCTCAGGCTTTGGAACggactgcccagggaggtcattgagtcaccatccctcgagctatttaaaagaaaggcctgtggatgaggcacttagggacatggtttagtggtggacttagcaggcTTAGGTTAacggttgaacttgatgatcttaaaggtcttttccaacctaaatgattctatgattctatatatTGATTGAACTGCTAAAATTGGAAGTCTCTCAGGAATGGataaattcttgttttctttttctctctcacacagaCCAGTCCTAGGAAAGATCAGAGAAGAAGTCATCCTTGTAAGACCTACATGCTAGTTTCATAATCTGTGAGGTAAGCAGTGGTCTTGAATTTGTCGTAATGGGTTTGATAGATCCTTGTGATGGGGAATGAGTGACTCATGACTCACGACTCACTTCTAATTTAAGAAAGAAAGCACAGCATTGCACACGTTGTTTTGAAAGAGTTTTAATTCTTTGTGACTCCAGTCTGGGTGCTTAGATTGAAGACAAGTGGACAGTGTTTTCAGGCTGCCTGAGCTCAAATTGCTCTGACCTTTGAAAACCAGGGACGGTTTCTTTCCAAAATGGTAATGCAAATAATTAGAAGCTACTTCAGAAAGTTTCATTGAGagtaaaatacaggaaaaaagaaagactcaAAAGATAAGAAATATCTCATATTGGACACTTAATTTTAGGCATCTGAGACTACATTTTGAATTGTAgctaaattattattatattatagAGAATAGGACCTGTTAGAAAGGACAGAGCCACCTGAAAATCCCTTTTTCAGGGATGTTGGGACTCTGAAGAAATCCAGGGGAAAGGAATTAAGTGTTCATCGGTCTAGAAAGCATGGCCTGTGAGAAATGATTGGTAAAGGACTAGATGATCTCTGGAGAGCTTTCTCAGACTTACTTTCTATGACTTTACTCTTAGCATCTTTCCTGTAAGGTTTTAGTGAGCTTTATAAATATTAACTAATCCAAAGAACTGCCAAGGAGatgaaagcagaagaagcagtggGAAAAAAGCCTCCCAAAGTCAGAGACATTGCCAGGTGAAGATTGCTTGCCTTATAAAATTAGAGAGCTGCTTAGGTTCTCCATATATAAAATTAGAAAGagcaagaagggaagaaaagagtaCATAAATTTCACCATGCTAATAAATTGAAATTCTATAAACAGGGAAGTACCGCTTGGTTGTACCAAAGATAGGAatcaaaaagaacaaaaaatttcTGCAACAAAACTGTCTTACTTCAGCTGGGGCTTTCTACAAGCTGTCACAACACTACCACTTACAGTATTGAAGCAAGGGAACCAAACCATGGTGTGCTTCTATTACTCCATCAACAGCTGAATGTAAGAGAGAACTAGCTTTTTCTGACAGTAATACTGTTGCCTTAAATTTAGAATGTTATGTGGATACTGAAGTCAAGACATGGGGATACACGCAGGGCACTGACATAAGTTTCCTAATTTCTTAAAGAAgcctcttttctcttcccatgGAGGGAAAGAGAGCGCTGGAGACAGTTCACTGTTAGCAAAAATGTTGGTAAAATTACCAAGCAGATTACCTAAATAGAAATGACTGGGCCTCAGCTGTATGCCACTAAGACCATCGCAAAGATTAAATGATGTCCTTGCAGTTCATCTCATTTTCTAGGCCTCCCATGTGGAAGGAGAAATGCTGACACAGTCCCTGTGTCAAAGCATGTTTAAGAATTTCAGGCAAAGCAGGACAGCACGAGGAGGGAAGGTGCATACTGACGGAGTTGCTTTCCCATTCCTTTGGTGTGCTTCAGCCTACCTTTTAATGGTGAAATTGGATGAAGTAGGTGTTTTGTGTTGAAAAAGGAGTTCAATAAAAGTATTACTGAGTCCTGTGCAGTAGACTCCTCTTGAGTGTTCTCATCCACAGTAGCCCTCAGCAGACATTTTCCTGACTGTCCTCAAGCTTACAGGGATGGGCATGTGGCAACTTCGGTTGAGCATAAGGAGGAGCACACAGGAGGACTTTGCAAGGTCTCTTAGTAGGTAATTCATTCCAGACTCCTTCAAACTGAATGTTGTAGGCTGTGGGAATCGCCTCTCCCACCCTTAGCTGGTAATCGGCCAGCTAGTGTAAGGGCTCCCTCTATAGTCAAAGGATAGAGGTAGGTGTTTGCAGAGGGTAACTGCCTCTGTCTTAAGCTACTCCGCCTTAGGCTAGAATGAATCACCAAGTGGAGGGGGGTCTCTTTATAGATAGAAAGATCCTAGACAATGAGTTCAGACTAGACAGCTAACCTGTACATTGATAAAACTGAGTTATAGCCCAATCAAATGTTTCAGATAACCTGAATGAAGTCTTTGGGGGTTTTGGTGATGAGAAACCattctttattttggaaaaagatCAAGCCAAATATTTTTGATTTGCTGTTCTTTGGGGCTGAGGTGGTTTTTTAGCTGGTAAGCCTGATAATGCTGTCTACATTCTTTGCTGAAGGGGAAGAGACCTATGCCATAGGTCTAAAGACCAGTCCTGCTGATGACCCACCCAGAAGCAGGAACAGATTTACTGGGGCACTGTGAAGACTGTACCCTGCTCATGCCCATGAAAACTGTATGTGCTCCCCATCATGTCACAGAAGTAAGGCTGCAAAGGCCATCCTCCTCTGTCCCCTACATCCTCATACCCATGCAGGTGTTCTAAAGGGgcactgtgttttaaaagaggTAGGAAGatacataaaagcaaaacacagtttCTATTGATGGCATGTGAAAGTTGCCTCATCAGCTGCTCAGGTGTCATAGTACTTCCTCACAGCTTTGGGGCATTTCACAGAGCCTTGGAGAAGTAAGACTTGACAACTGAGATGTAAGTAAATTGGGAGTTCAACATATTCTTAAGATATTCTGAGTTGCTCACAGGAAGAAGTACACAAGGAAATATCAGTGCAGTCTGCCCTTCATGTTAACCTCTTGAGTACACACATCATGATGCTTCGTTCAGTTTGCAGGAGCCATCCTGCCAGCTGAGGGACTGGTTATTAAGGGTTCTTTTTATTGCAGTTCACTAGCATGCAGGACCAGGCCTTGTTTAATGTACACTACCCAGACCTTTCTTGGACTGCagaattttgcttttcccttaTGATCATGTCTCTAGTCCTGTTAGTGTAATATCTGATTGCTTCACAGATATTACAGTATTTGTCTTCTCACCACATTTATGAGATGAATCAATACAATTATCTCCATTTTGCAATGAGGAAGCTGAAGTGCCAAGATTATGAATAACACTGTCAAGCAATTTGAGGAACCTAGTTTgtgaactgtttttcttcaaagcaaagTATTGTGCTGGGGCATGGTTCCCATCTGTTGTAGCAGCTGGTTCTTGGTCTTCGCATTGGGCCCTGGAACATGAGGAACACATCCTCACAGGCCATCTATGAAAATCCCTTGGTGGAACTTGTGCCTGCCCTGTGGCAAGCTTGCAGATTCCAGTAGTATTTGTGGCACAGCACTTGGCATCTCTGAAATGTAAGTCTTCCCAGATTTTACTTCTCAGGTATCTGCGGCACTGCTCAATGAAACTGAATCCAAAAGACACAACCAGCACCAGAcagttttcagtcttttcagaGACTGGCCTCACACTCCCGTGCACCTGTCTGGCGGA
This Gavia stellata isolate bGavSte3 chromosome 6, bGavSte3.hap2, whole genome shotgun sequence DNA region includes the following protein-coding sequences:
- the LOC132317220 gene encoding C-C chemokine receptor type 2-like; the protein is MENHTTDLADLLATTEFDYGDSAPCMGTEEKHFAAKLLPPLYSLVVIFGLTGNMLVVLILVKYKRLKSMTDIYLLNLAISDLLFVFSLPFWAYYAVHDWIFGEALCRILSGVYLLGFYSGIFFIILLTLDRYLAIVHAVFALKARTVTYGILTSAVTWAVAVFASVPGIVFHKTQKENSRYTCSAHYTSDATINWKYSYTLKMNILGLIVPMLIMIFSYSQILKTLLRCKNEKKQKAVRLIFVIMIFYFIFWTPFHISSFLHTFQSSLFDPNCEIKGQLEKAIQVTETISMIHCCINPVIYAFVGEKFRKYLYAFFRKHVAAHLCKKCPNLYREKLERVSSTFTPSTAEHDISTGL